The uncultured Bacteroides sp. DNA segment TGATACACCGCATCTGACGGAGCTATTTCTGAAGCCGCCGTCACTTTTCCGTTGGCAAATGAAACAATCATATTATACCCTCCATAAGAGTATTCTGTACCGGTATAGTACTTTAAGAGCCAGCCATTTTTTGGCGCTTGCAAAATGTCACTATAAGTAGCCAAAGCTTCAGACATTCTTTCAGAAGCCGATTTATCGAACACTTCTTTTTCATCGTTAGCACAAGATTGAAAGCCACATGCCAGAAAGAAGCTTAGTAATGCATATATTATTTTATTCATTATCTTTTTACTTTAAAGTTTCCAAATCAAGATTTTCAATTTCGCTCTGACGCCTTTGTACAACATCGCGCAACTCATCCAGATCAATATTCCATGACTCTTTCATATATGTTTTAACGATAGCAAACTTTTGCAATATGATTGCTTTTCCTGTATTACCAGCTGCATCAAGTATAGCCTGCCATTGATCCTCTGAATATGTTACATATATAGAAATATTCTCAACAAAGTCTTCATTCGGTTCACTTTGAGCATATGTACTCACAAAGCCGCGTTGATGTGCTTGTACATCACTAGATTGATACCAGTTACCGCCAATATAAGAAGCTTCAGATATCAGTTTAAAGCTTACATCATAGGGTTTCTTCTGATTTAAAATATGCCCGAATTCATGGTGCATCGTTTTAAAATAATAATGATTAAGAATCTCTGGATCTTCAATCCAGCTTTGAGTCAAATTATTCACAAGATACAGTGTTATTTTCAGCCCACCTTCTGCTGTCCCCAACACAATTGTCCCGTTTGATTCATAAGCGGCTGAACCTACAAGATAAATGATACGAGGCACATAAGACTTGGTAAAAGTAACACCGGCCACTTCGTCATACGATTCAAGCCAGAGATGCTTTATAATAATAGCAAGTTTTGCAGCTTTAGCTGAATCGGCAGGCACTAAGTTATAATCCATATCAGATTCAATATCTTCCATCTTATACTTAAAATCTATATTATACGGGTAAGTATAATTCTTCAGCAACCATCGCTCCAAAGAATCTCTTACAACCGGCCTAGTACCAAAAATGCTCTCGGAGCTTAACTCATCACCGGAATCACAACTAGTGATCGAAAAAAGAAGAGTAAGCATTAACAGTCCAAAAAATATCTTTTTTATCATAATGATTTGTTTTTTTGTTTTCATCTTGGATTAGCAGTAATACCGGCAGTAATTACGTCTTGCGGCAATTGAATAGCTCGACGAGGGTCATTTACGACAAGTGAATCGGTTACTTCACCCACTTTCATGTTAGCATTCATTGTACGACGATAAATAACCATACCATAACGCTTTATATCTTGCCAGCGTAAACCTTCATGCAAAGTTATCAACCTTCTGAGCTGGAGAATGCACTGCAAAAGAGGTTCTTGAGTTCCTTTCTCTATCGTAAAATCAGTATTAAATTTCTTCTTCACTGTCGGGCTTGTAGGCGCATAGTAAGCAATGGCAGAATAATACGCCTTTATCTCTTCCAACGTATTTCCAGAAGTTGACGAAAAGGCGCTAAGCAGAGTATTAATATCTCCAACAGCTTTAGTGTATTCTTTATTTAAAGCATAAGCCTCTGCCCTGCAAAGTAGCGTTTCTTCGGCATTAAACACAGAATAAACAGAGTGCGCATTGCCGATGCCGCTTGAATAATCTGTATATTCAAAATAATAGCCAATTTTACGAATCACCTCTTTAGGCATACTCGAATTGATAAATGCGCCGTAATAAAGAACAGCTTCATTCTTCCCCCAAGGTCCGGATGCACCTATCGTTTCATTATCAGAAATATAAGCACCATGCCCGTAACGATCGCCAAGTGAGTAATTGCCACCAATGGCTCCCCACAAAGAATAAACACTTTGCAATAAGAAATTTGCCTGAACATCAGAATCTACATACGCATTCGGTTGTATCAGTGAATTTTTAGACAAATTATTCCATGATTTCCAATCTCTCAAAATACTTTTAGGAGATTCGCCCAAAGCTTTAGTTGCATATGCTATTGCTTTATCGTATTTCTGATAATAAAGATTAAATCTTGCCGCAAAAGCATATGCCGCTCTTTTATTAAAATGGTAAGAGGGTACAGAATAACTGGCATTGTCTATCAAAGGCAATCCTTCTTCAATATCGGCATTTATCTTGCTATATAACTCGGCCAGAGTTCCCCTACCATATTTAGGTGAAACAATGATTTCAGGTTCTGTCGGATATGGAAGTCCCAACTTACTGCCGGCTGTTGATTCCGAATAAGCATCACAGAATACATTTGCAAGCATGAAGTCGGCATACGCTCTGCACATTAAGGCTTCACCCTTCTCGGCCTGCAATGTAGGCGTATTTCCTAACTTAACAATTGCATCCAATGCCATGTTGGCTGTAGAAAGGGCTGTATAATAACCTTCCCAAAGACTTTGAGGAGTTTCGTCATCACTAACTTCCGTTATATCATCCCACTGATAAGCCTGTATCTGAAATCTATCGTTTGCTAAATAATTATTAGCCATATTATCTGTATTATCAGAAGCCATTTCAAATAGCATATTCGGATTATTTTGAGAATAAGCTGAGACTAACAGCTGCCCCACTTTATCTTCGGTATCAATTTCAGTTCTGTTATCCGGTAACACATCTAGATAGTCATCGCACGAAGCAAATAAAAAGAGCATGCTGAATAAAACATAATTATATATATACTTTTTCATATTCATTGATTATTAGATTAAAACCCTAACTTAAGTGTAAACGTAAATTGTTTAGGAACAGGAGCTGCAACGCCTCCCGACCGGAAAAACTCCGGATCTTGTCCATTCAATTTGGAATCAGCATAAATCAAAAACAGGTTGGTTGCCTGCAATTTAACAGACAAGTCAGAAACTTTAGTTCCTTTTAGCCAACTCCGAGGGACATCATACGCTAAAGATATTTCTTTCATTCTCACGAAATCTCCCTTTGCAACCCGTATATCGGAGTAGTTATATGCATTATAGGCAGTTTTCAGAGATGGGTAACTTGCATATTGGCGTCTGCTGGCAAGAACAGGCACATTAGTCTGATTTCTATTTTCTAAAACGACCCAACGATTTTTAAACTCTTTAGTCATTGAAGTTAAGTCATTGTATTCAGCTTCAAACACATCATCCAGACGAACTACGTTTCCGAAAGAATAAGTTACAAACACATTCAACTTGATGTTTTTATATGAAAATATATTACCCAGACTTCCTGTAATAGTAGGATCTGTAGGACCTTCATATTTTAAGAAGCTTAGCTTATTACGCTCCTGAAAATTAATATCTGTAATAACCAAATCTCCAGATTCGTTAGTAAAAGTAGGTAAACCATCTTCAGTTAGCCCTCTAAAAGGTATTGAGAATAAACTTCTAACAGGATAACCTTTCATGGCAAAACCATTACCATTAACCAAATCAATCACCCTAGACTGAGACATCAAATCGGTAACAGTGTTCTTGGTATGTGAGAAAATAAAATTCGTAGACCATTTAAAATCCGGAGATACAATATTCTTCGTCGAAATCGTTAATTCTTCTCCATTTGAGCGCATCGAAGCAGTATTTGCATATCGAATAACGCCACCTGTTGTACCAGTAGTTATAGTAGGCCCTATCAAGTCAAAATTATCACGTTTATACCAATCGAAGGCTACGTTAATGCGGTTGTTTAAAAAGCCGG contains these protein-coding regions:
- a CDS encoding putative zinc-binding metallopeptidase — its product is MIKKIFFGLLMLTLLFSITSCDSGDELSSESIFGTRPVVRDSLERWLLKNYTYPYNIDFKYKMEDIESDMDYNLVPADSAKAAKLAIIIKHLWLESYDEVAGVTFTKSYVPRIIYLVGSAAYESNGTIVLGTAEGGLKITLYLVNNLTQSWIEDPEILNHYYFKTMHHEFGHILNQKKPYDVSFKLISEASYIGGNWYQSSDVQAHQRGFVSTYAQSEPNEDFVENISIYVTYSEDQWQAILDAAGNTGKAIILQKFAIVKTYMKESWNIDLDELRDVVQRRQSEIENLDLETLK
- a CDS encoding RagB/SusD family nutrient uptake outer membrane protein, producing the protein MNMKKYIYNYVLFSMLFLFASCDDYLDVLPDNRTEIDTEDKVGQLLVSAYSQNNPNMLFEMASDNTDNMANNYLANDRFQIQAYQWDDITEVSDDETPQSLWEGYYTALSTANMALDAIVKLGNTPTLQAEKGEALMCRAYADFMLANVFCDAYSESTAGSKLGLPYPTEPEIIVSPKYGRGTLAELYSKINADIEEGLPLIDNASYSVPSYHFNKRAAYAFAARFNLYYQKYDKAIAYATKALGESPKSILRDWKSWNNLSKNSLIQPNAYVDSDVQANFLLQSVYSLWGAIGGNYSLGDRYGHGAYISDNETIGASGPWGKNEAVLYYGAFINSSMPKEVIRKIGYYFEYTDYSSGIGNAHSVYSVFNAEETLLCRAEAYALNKEYTKAVGDINTLLSAFSSTSGNTLEEIKAYYSAIAYYAPTSPTVKKKFNTDFTIEKGTQEPLLQCILQLRRLITLHEGLRWQDIKRYGMVIYRRTMNANMKVGEVTDSLVVNDPRRAIQLPQDVITAGITANPR